The DNA sequence TTGCTTTTGCAGCAGCTTCTTTACCAAGAGCTTCAATATAAGAAGATTCGTCACGAATATCAGTTACGTTTACATTGATAAGCTTTAAACCAATCTTTTGTAATTCAGCTTCTACATTTTGTGATACATTAGCTAAAAATTTATCTCTATCAGTATTGATTTCTTCAATATCCATTGTAGCTACTACCAAACGTAATTGTCCAAAAATGATATCTTTGGCCAATTCCTGAATATGGCTTTGCTCAAGACCCAAAAGGCGTTCAGCAGCATTTGTCATTACTCCAGGTTCTGTTGAAATTCCCACCGTAAATCGTGATGGCACATCAATACGAATGTTTTGTCTTGAAAGTGCATTAGTAAGGTTAACCTCTAGTGAAATAGGAGTCAGATCAAGAAATGAATAATTTTGAATGACCGGCCAAATGAAAGCTGCACCTCCATGAATTGTTTTTGCAGATCGGTTTGTCCCTGCTTTAGTCTTTCCGGTTTTACCATACACAACCAATATCCTGTCTGAAGGACATCTTTTGTATCTTGAAAAAAGTGCCAGAATTGTAACAAAAATGACAACAATAAAAACAACAATTACTGTTAATGAGCCCATAGTCTTTAGTTAAATTTTATATCAAATTATTTAGTGAACTTTTCTACAATTAATACGTTGGAACTGGCAAGCCCTATTACTTTCACCACTGTTCCTGTTGACAGATCTTCGTCATGTTTAGTCAGAGCTTTTAACTCATGCAGCGAATCTTGAACCATTATTTGTATTTTGCCAATATTCCCGCTTTTTGCGTTTATCGGAAGATAAACAGTGCCAATTTTGTTAACAGCATTTCGCATATCCAAAGCTCCACCTGAGTCTGCAAGTTTACTGATGAAATAAAATAGAGCGGAAATAATAAGCATTGCTAGTACACCAAGGACAGTTGCAATAATGATTACCCAGGCAGTGTTTAAATCTGCCCGATTTCCGGCAATGCCAGCCCAACCAAAAATGGTAAAAAAGGCAATAAAATTTCGTATGGTAAAAATACCAAACTGAGGAACACCATCACCAGCATGAAGTCCATCATCATGATTAAAAACGCCATCGGCCTCTGTATCAACATCTATATCAGGCACATCCGTATCAACATCTCCAATATCGGAAGATCCACCATCCATTCCAACAAAGGTTAAAACGAGTTGAATTAGCAAAATGACAGAGAAAGGAATGGCGATATACCAGAATATTTTTTCAAAAGTTGATAGTGCTTCCCAAAGTTCTTGCATAGTATTTGTTTTATGAGTGCTTCGAAGAAATGTTAATTAAAGTTAAACATGAAAATACAAAGACAATTGTTCTAATCGGTTTAAAATTAATAACTTAATTTTGCACCCTTAATAAAATCATCTCCCATTTGGTAACCCAAATTAGTTAAAAATAAAGACAAAATATTATTAAAAGTAAAAAACATGAAAATTTCAATTCGATTTATTGGTAATTTGATTTTGATTGGATTAATGTCCATTTCATTTCAGGGATTTTCTCAAATCCCTACCGATCTGAAGGCAGAAATGCCGATAGATAAATCCATCACCACAGGTGTTCTGGATAATGGTATTAAATATTACATCCGCGAAAACGCGACACCTAAAAACAGAGCTGAACTCAGATTGGTTATCAATGCTGGTTCATTGCTTGAAGACGAGCACCAGAGAGGTTTGGCTCACTTTTGTGAACATATGGCCTTTAATGGAACAAAGAATTTTGAAAAACATGCGCTGATCAACTTTCTTGAATCGATTGGTATGAAGTTCGGTGCTGAACTAAACGCATATACAAGTTTTGATGAAACAGTTTACATGCTTACCATTCCGATGGATAAAAATGAATTCATTGACACTGGTTTTCAAATTCTATCAGATTGGGCTTACAATGTAAGTTTTGAGGGTGAAGAAATTGATAAGGAAAGAGGTGTTATTCACGAAGAATGGCGACTTGGACAAGGAGCACAAGATCGTATGTCACGCGAATATTTGCCTTTACTTTTCTACAAATCAAAATATGCAGAGAGACTTCCGATTGGTAAAATGGATATCATTGACAAAGGCCCTCATGAATCACTAACCAGTTTTTATAAAGATTGGTATAGACCCGATTTGATGGCTGTTGTAGCTGTAGGTGATTTTGAAACGAAAGCCATTGAAGATTATATTAAGAAATATTTCTCAGTTATTCCAGTTATGGAAAATCCGAGAGAAAGGCCCGTTTTTGATATGCCTAATCACAAAGATCCTTTAGTGAAGATCCTTGCTGATCCGGAAAATCCTTATAGCATGATTCAGGTTTATTACAAGAAAGACAAGAATATGGATGTGAATCATGCAAGCTATCGTGAAAACATTGTCAAGTCATTATATTCCAGTATGTTGAGCAATCGTTTACAGGAAAAATTACAGGACAGCAAGCCTCCTGCATTATTTATGAATGGTGGCTTTTCTGAATTGGTTAGAGTAAAAGATGCTTTTATGTTGATGGCTGTTGCAAAACGCAATAAATCGATGGAAAGTTTAGAGATGATGTTGATTGAAAAAGAACGCATCACACGACATGGCTTTACATCTACAGAGCTGGAAAGACAAAAGATTGAGTTACTTAAAAATATTGAAAAACTCTACAAGGAAAGAGACAAGCAAAAGTCAATTAGTTATGCCGGAGAATATCAGCGAAATTTTCTTGTGAATGAATCGATTCCTGGTATTGAATACGAATATGAAATGTATAAAAGCTTTCTTCCAACTATAACAATTGAAGAGTTAAACCTGCTTTCAAAAGAATTTATTTCCACTGAAAATACTGTGATTATCATGACTTTCCCTGAAAAGAAAGACATCGAATTACCAAAAGAGAAGGATGTTCTTAAAATGATTAAAGCAGTAAAGGAAAAGAAAGACATTGAAGCGTATAAAGACGAAGTAATTGAAGCACCCTTGTTAGCAAATGAGCCAAAAGGATCAAAAGTTAGTGAGACTAAAAAAATTGCTAATCTTGATGCAACTGAGTGGACATTAGCCAATGGAGTGAAAGTAGTTCTGAAGAAAACAGACTTCAAAAATGAAGAAATTCTAATGTCAGCTTATAGTTTGGGAGGCCAATCAGTTTATTCATTGAAAGATGATGTTTCTGCTGGTTTTGCAGGAAGTGTCATTAACCAAAGTGGTTTAGGTCAATTTGATAATACACAATTGGAAAAAATGTTAGCCGGAAAAGTAGTTTCTGTCTATCCTTATATTTCACAATTGGAAGAAGGGCTGAGAGGTAGTTCTACACCTGAGGATTTTGAAACGCTCATGCAACTTACTTATTTGTATTTTACTGAGCCAAGAAAAGACGAAAAAGCCTATACTAATTTTATCGAAAGCCAGAAAGATCAAATCAATAATAAAGGTACTTCTCCGGATGATGTTTTCAGTGATTCCATTTCAGCAGTTATGTCGAACTATCACGAGCGAGCATTGCCCATGACGTTAGAAAGTTTGAAAGAAGCTGATTTGAATCGTATCATGGAAATTTACATGGATCGATTTGCCAATGCAGGTGACTTTACTTTCTTTTTTGTTGGAAATTTCGATGAGAAAAAAATTAAGCCTTTAATTGAAAAATATTTGGGAGGACTTCCTGCAATTCAGCGAGAAGAATCGTGGGTTGATTTAGGAATTAGTAAGCCTGAGGGAGTTGTCGAGAAAGTGGTTTATAAAGGAACCGAGCCAAAGAGTACGGTATTTTTAGCATTCCCAGGTACCTATGTTTATAATCAGGAAACCAAAGTGAAACTA is a window from the Bacteroidota bacterium genome containing:
- a CDS encoding insulinase family protein yields the protein MKISIRFIGNLILIGLMSISFQGFSQIPTDLKAEMPIDKSITTGVLDNGIKYYIRENATPKNRAELRLVINAGSLLEDEHQRGLAHFCEHMAFNGTKNFEKHALINFLESIGMKFGAELNAYTSFDETVYMLTIPMDKNEFIDTGFQILSDWAYNVSFEGEEIDKERGVIHEEWRLGQGAQDRMSREYLPLLFYKSKYAERLPIGKMDIIDKGPHESLTSFYKDWYRPDLMAVVAVGDFETKAIEDYIKKYFSVIPVMENPRERPVFDMPNHKDPLVKILADPENPYSMIQVYYKKDKNMDVNHASYRENIVKSLYSSMLSNRLQEKLQDSKPPALFMNGGFSELVRVKDAFMLMAVAKRNKSMESLEMMLIEKERITRHGFTSTELERQKIELLKNIEKLYKERDKQKSISYAGEYQRNFLVNESIPGIEYEYEMYKSFLPTITIEELNLLSKEFISTENTVIIMTFPEKKDIELPKEKDVLKMIKAVKEKKDIEAYKDEVIEAPLLANEPKGSKVSETKKIANLDATEWTLANGVKVVLKKTDFKNEEILMSAYSLGGQSVYSLKDDVSAGFAGSVINQSGLGQFDNTQLEKMLAGKVVSVYPYISQLEEGLRGSSTPEDFETLMQLTYLYFTEPRKDEKAYTNFIESQKDQINNKGTSPDDVFSDSISAVMSNYHERALPMTLESLKEADLNRIMEIYMDRFANAGDFTFFFVGNFDEKKIKPLIEKYLGGLPAIQREESWVDLGISKPEGVVEKVVYKGTEPKSTVFLAFPGTYVYNQETKVKLDIMVSALNIRLRENIREEQSGVYGISCWINQSHFPKEEYYVGVYFGCAPENVDKLIKSVFEEIEKMQQEGALEVNLSKAQESALRSLENNLRENRFWLNTLKNFYFHNRDFTEFDKYEGIVKNISVEDMKNYAEKYIHTDHYIRVVLMPEPAK